Genomic DNA from Halobaculum sp. MBLA0147:
GGAGTCGGCGTAGCAAGACCGACGCCACGGAGAACACGACCACTATGACTGTGTCACAAGCTACCGACGCCGAGGAGAACTACGCAGAACGAGCAGCGCTGACGACGTTGTTCGGGAACGGACCACGGGTGAAGATTCTCGCAGTGTTGCTCGCACAGGGGCGCGACGCCAACGCGACGACCATCGCGGACGTAGGTGGCATGAGTCGAAGTTCCGTCTACCGGCACATCGACACGCTGATCGACCTCGGTGTCGTCGAGCAGACGAGAGAGGTCAGCGGGAGCCCGTTGTACCAGATCGACCGCGAGAGCCCCGTCGCAGAGCGACTGGCACAGTTGGAGTACGAACTCGTCGACGTAGTCGCCGACGAGGGCGCCGAGTCGGACACGACGACAAATCCGGAAGACACCGACGGGACACTCGAGTTCCCGGAGTCGCCGCCGTCGTAGACACGGTCCCGTCGTCCGAGACCGACGGATTGAGGTAGGTTTTGCGAGAAGAGGGGACAAGGATGTTCGACAAGGTACTCGTCGCCAACCGCGGGGAGATCGCCGTCCGCGTGATGCGTGCCTGTGAGGACTTGGGGATCGACACGGTGGCCGTCTACAGTGAGGCCGACAGACACGGGGGACACGTCCGGTTCGCCGACGAGGCGTACAACGTCGGCCCGGCGCGCGCCGCCGCCTCGTACCTCGACGGGGAGGCGATCGTCGACGCCGCACGGCGTGCCGACGCGGACGCGATCCACCCGGGGTACGGCTTCCTCGCGGAGAACGCCGACTTCGCGGAGCGCGTTCGCGACGCCGAGGGGATCACCTGGGTCGGCCCCGACCCGGGCCCGATGCGCTCGCTGGGGGAGAAGACGAAGGCGCGCTCGATCATGGAGGCCGCCGACGTGCCGATCGTCCCCGGGACGACGGAGCCGGTCGACGATCCGGAGACCGTCCGCGAGTTCGGCGACGAGTACGGCTACCCGGTCGCGATCAAGGCCGAAGGTGGCGGCGGCGGCCGCGGGATGAAGGTCGTCCGCAGCGCCGACGAGGCGGCCGACCAGTTGGAGTCGGCCAAACGCGAGGGCGAGGCGTACTTCTC
This window encodes:
- a CDS encoding ArsR/SmtB family transcription factor, which encodes MTVSQATDAEENYAERAALTTLFGNGPRVKILAVLLAQGRDANATTIADVGGMSRSSVYRHIDTLIDLGVVEQTREVSGSPLYQIDRESPVAERLAQLEYELVDVVADEGAESDTTTNPEDTDGTLEFPESPPS